One window of Nocardioides dongkuii genomic DNA carries:
- a CDS encoding FadR/GntR family transcriptional regulator — protein sequence MTAAPASGLPEAVLRPVRGHHAFEACVERLATAIRLGVYPLGSVLPPERELAARLEVSRATLREAMAALRQAGLVETTRGRGGGTVVTLRPRTPSARAAARITPERRRDWHDALEFRRVVEPGAAALAASLPPDPAARRQLERALEDVTESGKPAAHRQADSRFHLTIATLSGSPRMVEAVTSVQATLHEMLLAIPVLDANIAHSDRQHAAVVRAILGGRPELARRAMEEHCDDTAALLRGLVG from the coding sequence ATGACCGCCGCCCCCGCGTCCGGACTGCCCGAGGCGGTGCTGCGGCCGGTGCGCGGGCACCACGCCTTCGAGGCCTGCGTGGAGCGGCTGGCGACCGCGATCCGGCTGGGCGTCTACCCCCTGGGGTCGGTGCTGCCGCCCGAGCGCGAGCTCGCGGCGCGCCTGGAGGTCTCCCGGGCGACCCTGCGCGAGGCGATGGCCGCCCTCCGCCAGGCCGGACTGGTCGAGACCACCCGCGGCCGTGGCGGCGGCACCGTGGTCACCCTCCGCCCGCGTACGCCGTCCGCCCGCGCCGCCGCCCGGATCACCCCCGAGCGCCGGCGGGACTGGCACGACGCCCTGGAGTTCCGCCGCGTCGTCGAGCCGGGCGCCGCCGCGCTGGCCGCGAGCCTGCCGCCCGACCCGGCCGCCCGCCGGCAGCTGGAGCGCGCGCTCGAGGACGTCACGGAGTCCGGCAAGCCCGCGGCGCACCGGCAGGCCGACTCCCGGTTCCACCTGACGATCGCGACGCTGAGCGGCTCCCCGCGGATGGTGGAGGCGGTCACCTCGGTGCAGGCCACTCTGCACGAGATGCTGCTCGCGATCCCGGTCCTCGACGCCAACATCGCGCACTCCGACCGGCAGCACGCCGCCGTCGTCCGCGCGATCCTCGGCGGCCGGCCCGAGCTCGCCCGCCGGGCGATGGAGGAACACTGCGACGACACGGCCGCGCTGCTGCGCGGCCTGGTGGGCTAG
- a CDS encoding glutamine synthetase family protein, whose product MDLRNERHLAMDDLVWRITQGEIDTVIVAFADMQGRLQGKRLHGRYFADHVVGHGTEGCNYLLAVDVDMNTVDGYAMSSWEKGYGDMEFVLDERTIRLLTHLPATAMVQCDLVWPDHTPVVQSPRTILQRQLDRCAEHGWAAVAGTELEFIAFDTSYEAAHDAGYRGLTSANQYNVDYSILGTSRVEPLLRAIRNHMYDAGLDVEGAKGECNLGQHEIGFLFADAMTTADNHVVYKNAAKEIAAQLGRSITFMAKYDEREGSSCHIHLSLRGTDGDLVFWKDGARTPLYDHFVAGVLATISDFTLLFAPNINSYKRFADGSFAPTTIAWGLDNRTCAVRLVGQGAGARMENRVPGADANPYLALAAMIAGGLHGIENELPLGEELVGNAYTSGLPKVPATMTAARETFATSAVARAALGDEVVDHYTNMADVELAAYQAAVTDWELRRGFERL is encoded by the coding sequence ATGGACCTGCGCAACGAGCGGCACCTGGCGATGGACGACCTGGTCTGGCGGATCACGCAGGGCGAGATCGACACGGTGATCGTGGCGTTCGCCGACATGCAGGGCCGGCTCCAGGGCAAGCGCCTGCACGGGCGCTACTTCGCCGACCACGTGGTGGGCCACGGCACCGAGGGCTGCAACTACCTGCTCGCCGTCGACGTCGACATGAACACCGTCGACGGCTACGCCATGTCCTCGTGGGAGAAGGGCTACGGCGACATGGAGTTCGTCCTCGACGAGCGCACCATCCGGCTGCTCACCCACCTGCCCGCCACGGCGATGGTGCAGTGCGACCTGGTCTGGCCCGACCACACGCCGGTCGTCCAGTCCCCGCGCACCATCCTGCAGCGCCAGCTGGACCGCTGCGCCGAGCACGGCTGGGCGGCGGTGGCCGGCACCGAGCTGGAGTTCATCGCGTTCGACACCTCCTACGAGGCCGCCCACGACGCGGGCTACCGCGGCCTGACCTCGGCCAACCAGTACAACGTCGACTACTCGATCCTCGGCACCTCCCGCGTCGAGCCGCTGCTGCGCGCCATCCGCAACCACATGTACGACGCCGGGCTCGACGTCGAGGGCGCCAAGGGCGAGTGCAACCTCGGCCAGCACGAGATCGGCTTCCTGTTCGCCGACGCGATGACCACGGCCGACAACCACGTGGTCTACAAGAACGCCGCCAAGGAGATCGCCGCCCAGCTGGGCCGGTCGATCACCTTCATGGCCAAGTACGACGAGCGCGAGGGCAGCTCCTGCCACATCCACCTCTCGCTGCGGGGCACCGACGGCGACCTGGTGTTCTGGAAGGACGGCGCCCGCACCCCGCTCTACGACCACTTCGTGGCCGGCGTGCTCGCGACCATCAGCGACTTCACGCTGCTCTTCGCCCCGAACATCAATTCCTACAAGCGGTTCGCCGACGGCTCGTTCGCGCCCACCACCATCGCGTGGGGCCTGGACAACCGCACCTGCGCGGTCCGGCTGGTCGGCCAGGGGGCGGGCGCCCGGATGGAGAACCGGGTGCCGGGCGCCGACGCCAACCCCTACCTCGCCCTGGCGGCGATGATCGCCGGCGGCCTGCACGGGATCGAGAACGAGCTGCCGCTGGGCGAGGAGCTCGTGGGCAACGCCTACACCTCCGGGCTGCCCAAAGTCCCGGCCACGATGACCGCCGCCCGCGAGACGTTCGCGACCTCGGCGGTGGCCCGGGCCGCCCTGGGCGACGAGGTCGTCGACCACTACACGAACATGGCCGACGTGGAGCTCGCTGCCTACCAGGCGGCGGTCACCGACTGGGAGCTGCGCCGCGGTTTCGAGAGGCTCTGA
- a CDS encoding aldehyde dehydrogenase family protein: MSELHTVLNPATARPLTEVALASVADTDAAIAAAHEAFASWRAVGPGERAALLRRFAAVVDAHVDELAELEVRNAGHTWGNARWEAGNVRDCLNYYAGAPERLFGRQIPVAGGTDVTFHEPLGVVGIIVPWNFPMPIAGWGFAPALAAGNTVVLKPAELTPLTAVRLGELALEAGLPEHVLTVLPGAGAVVGARFVTHPLVRKVCFTGSTAVGKQIMAGCAEQVKRVTLELGGKSSNIVFADTDLAAAAAAAPSAVFDNAGQDCCARSRILVERSAYDEFLALLEPAVQAFRVADPESTEDAQMGPLISARQQQRVRSYLDEVDVAFAGAAPGGDGYWVPPSVVTLHDPGARIWREEVFGPVVAVMPFDDEAHAVELANDTEYGLSGSIFTSDLGRGLRVARAVEAGNLSVNSHSAVRYWTPFGGYKASGLGRELGPDAPMAFTEEKNVFIAH, from the coding sequence ATGTCCGAGCTGCACACCGTGCTCAACCCCGCCACCGCCCGGCCGCTCACGGAGGTGGCGCTGGCCTCGGTGGCGGACACCGACGCGGCCATCGCGGCGGCCCACGAGGCGTTCGCCTCCTGGCGTGCCGTCGGGCCCGGCGAGCGCGCCGCGCTGCTGCGCCGCTTCGCCGCGGTCGTCGACGCCCACGTGGACGAGCTCGCCGAGCTGGAGGTCCGCAACGCCGGGCACACCTGGGGCAACGCCCGCTGGGAGGCCGGCAACGTCCGCGACTGCCTGAACTACTACGCCGGGGCGCCCGAGCGCCTCTTCGGGCGACAGATCCCGGTGGCCGGCGGCACCGACGTCACCTTCCACGAGCCGCTCGGCGTGGTCGGCATCATCGTCCCCTGGAACTTCCCAATGCCGATCGCCGGCTGGGGCTTCGCACCGGCGCTCGCGGCCGGCAACACCGTCGTGCTCAAGCCGGCGGAGCTGACGCCGCTGACCGCCGTACGCCTCGGCGAGCTGGCGCTCGAGGCGGGCCTGCCCGAGCACGTGCTGACGGTGCTGCCCGGCGCCGGCGCGGTCGTCGGCGCGCGGTTCGTGACCCACCCGCTGGTGCGCAAGGTGTGCTTCACCGGCTCCACCGCGGTCGGCAAGCAGATCATGGCCGGCTGCGCGGAGCAGGTGAAGCGGGTGACCCTCGAGCTGGGCGGCAAGAGCAGCAACATCGTCTTCGCCGACACCGACCTCGCCGCCGCGGCGGCCGCGGCGCCGTCCGCGGTCTTCGACAACGCGGGCCAGGACTGCTGCGCCCGCTCGCGGATCCTCGTCGAGCGGTCGGCGTACGACGAGTTCCTGGCGCTGCTGGAGCCGGCGGTGCAGGCGTTCCGCGTGGCTGATCCCGAGTCGACCGAGGACGCCCAGATGGGGCCGCTGATCTCCGCCCGGCAGCAGCAGCGGGTCCGGTCCTACCTCGACGAGGTCGACGTCGCCTTCGCCGGCGCGGCCCCCGGCGGCGACGGCTACTGGGTGCCGCCGTCGGTGGTCACGCTCCACGACCCCGGCGCCCGGATCTGGCGCGAGGAAGTCTTCGGACCGGTCGTCGCCGTGATGCCCTTCGACGACGAGGCGCACGCCGTCGAGCTCGCCAACGACACCGAGTACGGCCTGTCCGGCTCGATCTTCACCTCCGACCTCGGCCGCGGCCTGCGCGTCGCCCGCGCCGTCGAGGCCGGCAACCTCTCGGTGAACTCCCACTCGGCGGTGCGCTACTGGACGCCGTTCGGCGGCTACAAGGCCTCCGGCCTCGGCCGCGAGCTGGGACCCGACGCCCCGATGGCGTTCACCGAGGAGAAGAACGTCTTCATCGCCCACTGA
- a CDS encoding 3-oxoacyl-ACP reductase — protein sequence MAGRIQDRVAVVTGGCSGIGLATVQRFVEEGAKVVVGDIDDERGHQLVGQLGGTDLLTYVHVDVTDKDQVDALFRTAKDTYGSVDIAFNNAGISPPEDASILDTDLDAWRRVQEVNLTSVYLCCQAALPHMLEQGKGSIINTASFVAVMGAATSQISYSASKGGVLSMTRELGVQFARRGVRVNALCPGPVNTPLLQELFAADAERAARRLVHVPMGRFGEPEEMAAAVLFLASDDSSFMTANTFLVDGGISGAYVTPL from the coding sequence ATGGCAGGACGCATCCAGGACCGGGTCGCGGTCGTCACCGGGGGCTGCTCGGGCATCGGGCTGGCCACGGTCCAGCGGTTCGTCGAGGAGGGCGCCAAGGTCGTCGTCGGCGACATCGACGACGAGCGCGGCCACCAGCTGGTGGGCCAGCTCGGCGGCACCGACCTGCTCACCTACGTCCACGTCGACGTCACCGACAAGGACCAGGTCGACGCGCTGTTCCGGACCGCCAAGGACACCTACGGCTCGGTGGACATCGCGTTCAACAACGCGGGCATCTCACCGCCCGAGGACGCCTCGATCCTGGACACCGACCTCGACGCCTGGCGCCGGGTGCAGGAGGTCAACCTCACCAGCGTCTACCTGTGCTGCCAGGCCGCGCTCCCCCACATGCTCGAGCAGGGCAAGGGCTCGATCATCAACACCGCGTCGTTCGTCGCGGTGATGGGAGCGGCCACGTCGCAGATCTCCTACTCCGCCTCCAAGGGCGGCGTGCTGTCGATGACCCGCGAGCTCGGCGTGCAGTTCGCGCGCCGCGGCGTACGCGTCAACGCGCTCTGCCCCGGACCCGTGAACACCCCGCTCCTGCAGGAGCTGTTCGCCGCGGACGCCGAGCGCGCCGCCCGGCGGCTCGTGCACGTGCCGATGGGGCGGTTCGGGGAGCCGGAGGAGATGGCGGCGGCGGTGCTGTTCCTCGCCTCCGACGACTCCTCCTTCATGACCGCGAACACCTTCCTGGTCGACGGCGGCATCTCCGGCGCCTACGTCACCCCGCTCTGA
- a CDS encoding gamma-glutamyl-gamma-aminobutyrate hydrolase family protein, which produces MVTPVIGLTTYREDAAWGVWRQRADLLPTQYAAAVEATGGVPVLLPPQAQDGAAEAVVGRVDGLVVTGGADVDPARYGAEPHPRTAGWRPDRDGWEAALLDAAEAAGLPVLGVCRGMQLMAVHAGGVLDQHTPDVVAHEQHSPGGDAFGTIAVATEPGSTVAALVGERLEVRCHHHQSVRSHPGYVAAARAEDGTLEAMESPGNRFCVAVQWHPETVEDVGLLAGLVRAAAAYAAQR; this is translated from the coding sequence ATGGTCACCCCCGTCATCGGCCTCACCACCTACCGCGAGGACGCGGCCTGGGGGGTGTGGCGCCAGCGCGCCGACCTGCTGCCCACGCAGTACGCCGCCGCGGTGGAGGCCACGGGCGGGGTGCCAGTGCTGCTGCCCCCGCAGGCGCAGGACGGGGCGGCGGAGGCGGTGGTCGGCCGGGTCGACGGGCTGGTCGTGACCGGCGGGGCGGACGTCGACCCGGCGCGGTACGGCGCGGAGCCGCACCCCCGCACCGCGGGCTGGCGCCCCGACCGCGACGGCTGGGAGGCCGCGCTCCTCGACGCCGCGGAGGCCGCGGGCCTGCCGGTGCTCGGCGTCTGCCGCGGCATGCAGCTGATGGCGGTGCACGCCGGCGGCGTCCTGGACCAGCACACGCCGGACGTCGTCGCGCACGAGCAGCACAGCCCGGGCGGCGACGCGTTCGGGACGATCGCGGTCGCCACGGAGCCGGGCTCCACGGTCGCCGCGCTGGTCGGCGAGCGGCTCGAGGTCCGCTGCCACCACCACCAGTCGGTGCGCTCACATCCCGGGTACGTCGCAGCCGCGCGGGCCGAGGATGGCACGCTGGAGGCCATGGAGTCCCCCGGGAACCGGTTCTGCGTCGCCGTCCAGTGGCACCCCGAGACGGTCGAGGACGTCGGCCTGCTCGCCGGCCTGGTCCGCGCCGCGGCGGCGTACGCCGCGCAGCGGTGA
- a CDS encoding glycerophosphodiester phosphodiesterase produces MRPRPEVLLSAHRCGAGGDRALENTRTSLDRALETGVEYVEFDVHRCGDGTLVLFHDDWVWVDGEKRWVRDVTFDQLAAGAPHFLRYEEVLVALAGRAKAHIDLKFASPGGEHEIAAVERAVEVLGPEQIIVTTLDDRSVRAVRLWSDERGLPILTGLSLGRRVRGLPVRTAVRIRLSELLPRMRYRASLANLMVANHTLARFGIARFARRRGLPLLVWTIDTEKSMRYWLKPGRAWLVTTNHPDRALAIRERRTARLRA; encoded by the coding sequence GTGAGGCCGCGCCCCGAGGTCCTGCTCAGCGCCCACCGGTGCGGTGCGGGCGGCGACCGGGCCCTGGAGAACACCCGCACCTCGCTCGACCGGGCGCTGGAGACCGGCGTGGAGTACGTCGAGTTCGACGTGCACCGGTGCGGTGACGGCACCCTGGTGCTCTTCCACGACGACTGGGTCTGGGTCGACGGCGAGAAGCGCTGGGTGCGCGACGTGACCTTCGACCAGCTCGCCGCCGGAGCGCCGCACTTCCTGCGCTACGAGGAGGTGCTGGTCGCGCTGGCCGGGCGTGCGAAGGCGCACATCGACCTCAAGTTCGCCTCCCCCGGCGGGGAGCACGAGATCGCCGCGGTGGAGCGGGCGGTCGAGGTGCTCGGCCCCGAGCAGATCATCGTCACCACCCTCGACGACCGGTCGGTCCGCGCCGTCCGGTTGTGGTCCGACGAGCGCGGCCTCCCGATCCTGACGGGGCTCTCCCTGGGCCGCCGCGTCCGGGGCCTGCCGGTGCGGACCGCCGTCCGGATCCGGCTCTCCGAGCTGCTCCCCCGGATGCGCTACCGCGCCTCGCTCGCCAACCTGATGGTCGCCAACCACACGCTCGCCCGGTTCGGGATCGCCCGCTTCGCGCGCCGGCGCGGGCTGCCGCTGCTGGTGTGGACCATCGACACCGAGAAGTCGATGCGCTACTGGCTCAAGCCCGGGCGCGCCTGGCTGGTGACCACCAACCACCCCGACCGGGCCCTCGCGATCCGCGAGCGGCGTACTGCCAGACTGCGCGCATGA
- a CDS encoding alpha/beta hydrolase, with protein MSARDPQPAVTDVLGEPYLAETIELPDDDEGPVVATLVRRGATPTSRRAVLYVHGFADYFFQTAFADWWAERGYDFYALDLRKYGRSLREHQTANYITDLTEYFAEIDEAWRRITERDGHDHVVVAAHSTGGLTTSLWADERRPDALAGLVLNSPWFDMQGGMLLRTVGTVVVKQVGRRRPLREIPRKVSGFYGRSLHRDHDGEWDFDLTWKPLESFSVYAGWLRAIRTSHTRLHRGLAVPCPVLVLTSGASAQPLEMGPDVHGHDIVLDVAQIRRRATAVGTHVTYVAIEGARHDVVLSLPEPRARAYDELGRWHAAYVD; from the coding sequence ATGAGCGCCCGCGACCCGCAGCCGGCCGTCACCGACGTGCTGGGCGAGCCGTACCTCGCCGAGACCATCGAGCTGCCCGACGACGACGAGGGACCGGTCGTCGCCACGCTGGTACGCCGCGGCGCCACGCCGACCTCGCGCCGCGCCGTGCTCTACGTGCACGGCTTCGCCGACTACTTCTTCCAGACCGCGTTCGCCGACTGGTGGGCCGAGCGCGGGTACGACTTCTACGCCCTCGACCTGCGCAAGTACGGCCGCTCCCTGCGCGAGCACCAGACCGCCAACTACATCACCGACCTCACCGAGTACTTCGCCGAGATCGACGAGGCCTGGCGGCGGATCACCGAGCGCGACGGCCACGACCACGTGGTGGTCGCCGCCCACTCCACCGGCGGGCTGACCACCTCGCTGTGGGCCGACGAGCGCCGGCCGGACGCCCTGGCCGGGCTGGTCCTGAACTCCCCCTGGTTCGACATGCAGGGCGGGATGCTGCTGCGCACCGTCGGCACCGTCGTCGTCAAGCAGGTCGGCCGCCGCCGGCCGCTGCGGGAGATCCCCCGCAAGGTCTCCGGCTTCTACGGCCGCAGCCTGCACCGCGACCACGACGGCGAGTGGGACTTCGACCTGACCTGGAAGCCGCTGGAGTCCTTCAGCGTGTACGCCGGGTGGCTGCGCGCGATCCGCACCAGCCACACCCGCCTGCACCGCGGCCTCGCCGTGCCGTGCCCGGTGCTGGTGCTGACCTCCGGTGCGTCGGCGCAGCCGCTGGAGATGGGTCCCGACGTCCACGGCCACGACATCGTCCTCGACGTCGCCCAGATCCGGCGCCGGGCCACCGCCGTCGGCACGCACGTCACCTACGTCGCCATCGAGGGGGCGCGCCACGACGTGGTGCTCTCGCTGCCCGAGCCCCGCGCCCGCGCGTACGACGAGCTCGGACGCTGGCACGCGGCGTACGTGGACTGA
- a CDS encoding 4a-hydroxytetrahydrobiopterin dehydratase — protein MDMLRGERIAEAGLTDWRKLAQGLHARYLVDDFGAGARLVAAVGEAGDALGHHPRVSMGTGYVDLELVTEDAVYRDDEGTEHVVEWVTQQDVDLARRITKIAAEHAVDADPASVSEIELGLDTARSATIAPVWALLLTGSAESQGRGSPSDEVRDATGRVPNLWFGDADEASAQRFHLEVYVAPEAAEQRIAAAVAAGGIVVDDSDAPALTVIADQDGNRGVVCVDVSAATQD, from the coding sequence ATGGACATGCTGAGGGGCGAGCGGATCGCCGAGGCCGGCCTGACCGACTGGCGCAAGCTGGCCCAGGGACTTCATGCTCGCTACCTGGTCGATGACTTCGGCGCCGGCGCGCGGCTCGTCGCCGCGGTGGGCGAGGCGGGTGACGCGCTGGGCCACCACCCGCGCGTGTCGATGGGCACGGGGTACGTCGACCTCGAGCTGGTCACCGAGGACGCCGTCTACCGCGACGACGAGGGCACCGAGCACGTCGTCGAGTGGGTGACCCAGCAGGACGTCGACCTCGCGCGCCGGATCACCAAGATCGCCGCCGAGCACGCGGTCGACGCCGACCCGGCCTCGGTCAGCGAGATCGAGCTCGGGCTCGACACGGCGCGCTCTGCGACGATCGCCCCGGTGTGGGCCCTCCTGCTGACCGGGAGCGCGGAGTCCCAGGGCCGCGGGAGCCCCAGCGACGAGGTCCGGGACGCCACGGGCCGCGTGCCGAACCTGTGGTTCGGGGACGCGGACGAGGCCTCGGCGCAGCGGTTCCACCTCGAGGTCTACGTGGCCCCCGAGGCGGCCGAGCAGCGGATCGCCGCCGCCGTCGCCGCGGGCGGGATCGTCGTCGACGACAGCGACGCACCCGCTCTCACCGTGATCGCCGACCAGGACGGCAACCGGGGCGTCGTCTGCGTCGACGTGTCCGCGGCGACGCAGGACTGA
- a CDS encoding nitroreductase family protein — protein sequence MDLYDAMRTTPAVREFTDDPLPDEVLHRILDHARFAPSGGNRQGTRIVVVRDAATRARLAELNEPAVRRYVAQIGAGQSPWNPLEPPLPTPEEIAATPVPESFTRPVLTAAAVLVVLVDLDLVAATDQHLDRVGLVSGASVYPLVWNVLLAARAEGFGGTITTMAVAEEPAVLELLGVPGHYALAAVVPLGRPVREVTRLRRVEVGEFVTRERFDGEPFLTGALRRDRG from the coding sequence ATGGACCTCTACGACGCGATGCGGACGACCCCCGCGGTCCGCGAGTTCACCGACGACCCGCTGCCCGACGAGGTGCTGCACCGGATCCTCGACCACGCCCGGTTCGCGCCGAGCGGCGGCAACCGCCAGGGCACCCGGATCGTGGTGGTGCGCGACGCCGCCACCCGGGCCCGGCTCGCCGAGCTGAACGAGCCCGCCGTGCGGCGGTACGTCGCGCAGATCGGCGCCGGCCAGAGCCCGTGGAACCCGCTCGAGCCCCCGCTCCCCACGCCGGAGGAGATCGCGGCGACGCCGGTGCCGGAGTCGTTCACCCGGCCGGTCCTGACCGCCGCCGCAGTGCTGGTGGTCCTCGTCGACCTCGACCTGGTCGCGGCGACCGACCAGCACCTCGACCGGGTCGGCCTGGTCTCCGGGGCCTCGGTCTACCCGCTGGTCTGGAACGTCCTGCTCGCCGCACGCGCCGAGGGCTTCGGGGGCACCATCACGACGATGGCGGTCGCGGAGGAGCCGGCCGTGCTGGAGCTGCTCGGCGTCCCGGGGCACTACGCGCTGGCGGCGGTGGTCCCGCTCGGGAGGCCGGTCCGCGAGGTGACCAGGCTCCGGCGCGTCGAGGTCGGCGAGTTCGTCACCCGGGAGCGCTTCGACGGTGAGCCGTTTCTGACCGGGGCGCTGCGGCGGGATCGGGGCTAG
- a CDS encoding DUF4267 domain-containing protein → MNPVTGLSLGRIAIGAVALADPHRAGTMFQLDPQLNPQLTYVTRLFGSREVVLGAATLLATGKARRNLVLLGILVDAADAGTGYLGIQDGSVTQKTGGALIGPAVGAMLAGVLGLRTKRS, encoded by the coding sequence ATGAATCCTGTGACCGGACTGTCCCTGGGCCGCATCGCCATCGGGGCCGTCGCCCTCGCCGACCCGCACCGCGCCGGGACGATGTTCCAGCTCGACCCCCAGCTCAACCCGCAGCTGACGTACGTCACCCGGCTCTTCGGCTCGCGCGAGGTCGTCCTCGGCGCCGCCACCCTGCTGGCGACGGGCAAGGCCCGGCGCAACCTGGTGCTGCTCGGGATCCTGGTCGACGCCGCGGACGCCGGCACCGGCTACCTCGGCATCCAGGACGGCTCGGTCACCCAGAAGACCGGCGGCGCCCTCATCGGGCCCGCCGTCGGCGCGATGCTGGCCGGCGTGCTGGGGCTCCGGACGAAGCGGTCCTGA
- a CDS encoding sulfite exporter TauE/SafE family protein, which produces MPPLLEAAAILLAGVAAGGINTVVGSGTLITFPTLLAFGVPPVTANVSNNIGLAPGSVSGAIGYRRELVGQRARVLRLASASLIGGVVGAVLLLVLPADAFETVVPVLIGVGVLMVLLQPRISRAVASRRRAAAGVRPDPRWTWPATLATGVYGGYFGAAQGVILMGVLGIGIDESLQRLNAVKNVLAAIVNGVAGLVFVVVADVDWWIVLLIAVGSVVGAQLGAAFGRRLPPAALRAVIVVVGLVAMAGFLL; this is translated from the coding sequence GTGCCGCCCCTGCTCGAGGCGGCCGCGATCCTGCTCGCCGGCGTCGCCGCCGGTGGGATCAACACCGTCGTGGGGTCGGGAACGCTGATCACGTTCCCGACCCTGCTCGCCTTCGGCGTGCCGCCGGTGACGGCCAACGTCTCCAACAACATCGGGTTGGCGCCCGGCTCGGTCTCGGGCGCGATCGGCTACCGGCGCGAGCTCGTCGGCCAGCGCGCCCGCGTGCTCCGGCTGGCGAGCGCGTCCTTGATCGGCGGCGTGGTGGGCGCGGTGCTGCTGCTGGTGCTGCCCGCCGACGCCTTCGAGACCGTCGTGCCGGTGCTGATCGGCGTCGGCGTGCTGATGGTGCTCCTCCAGCCGCGCATCTCGCGGGCGGTCGCGTCGCGACGGCGGGCCGCGGCCGGCGTACGACCCGACCCGCGGTGGACCTGGCCGGCCACCCTGGCCACCGGTGTGTACGGCGGCTACTTCGGTGCCGCCCAGGGCGTGATCCTGATGGGCGTCCTCGGCATCGGCATCGACGAGTCGCTGCAGCGCCTGAACGCCGTCAAGAACGTCCTGGCGGCGATCGTGAACGGCGTCGCGGGGCTGGTCTTCGTCGTCGTCGCCGACGTCGACTGGTGGATCGTGCTGCTCATCGCCGTCGGGTCGGTGGTGGGCGCGCAGCTCGGCGCCGCTTTCGGGCGCCGGCTGCCCCCCGCCGCGCTCCGGGCCGTCATCGTGGTCGTCGGCCTGGTCGCGATGGCGGGCTTCCTGCTCTGA
- a CDS encoding SPFH domain-containing protein has protein sequence MGGLIVLILLGLLFIFVVTILAKTVRIVPQARAGIVERFGKYKQTLPAGLNIVIPFIDKVRYLIDLREQVVSFPPSSVITEDNLTVEIDTVIYFQVIDPVAATYEIANYIQAVEQITMTTLRNIVGGMDLEQTLTSRETINSGLRGVLDEATGKWGIRVGRVEIKSIDPPPSIKDTMEKQMRADRDKRAAILTAEGQRQSAILTAQGQKESAILSAQGDRESQILRAQADREAAILRAQGEGQAIQTVFQAIHDGRPDQSLLAYQYLQMMPKIAEGDANKVWIVPSEIGKALEGLGSTMTNLQGIPKEVDGPAKRIDMGDTEPLVESTTTADTEVSKANAAVEAAIAEAASAANPRSAASTAPVAPTPSEAGDPEPPAAPPVS, from the coding sequence GTGGGTGGACTCATCGTCCTGATCCTGCTCGGCCTGCTGTTCATCTTCGTCGTCACGATCCTGGCCAAGACCGTGCGGATCGTGCCGCAGGCGCGGGCCGGCATCGTCGAGCGCTTCGGCAAGTACAAGCAGACCCTGCCGGCCGGCCTCAACATCGTCATCCCGTTCATCGACAAGGTCCGCTACCTCATCGACCTGCGCGAGCAGGTGGTCAGCTTCCCGCCGTCGTCGGTGATCACCGAGGACAACCTGACGGTCGAGATCGACACCGTCATCTACTTCCAGGTCATCGACCCGGTCGCGGCGACCTACGAGATCGCCAACTACATCCAGGCCGTCGAGCAGATCACCATGACCACGCTGCGCAACATCGTCGGTGGCATGGACCTCGAGCAGACGCTGACCAGCCGCGAGACGATCAACTCCGGCCTGCGCGGCGTCCTCGACGAGGCCACGGGCAAGTGGGGGATCCGGGTCGGCCGGGTCGAGATCAAGAGCATCGACCCGCCGCCGTCCATCAAGGACACCATGGAGAAGCAGATGCGCGCGGACCGCGACAAGCGCGCCGCGATCCTCACCGCCGAGGGCCAGCGCCAGTCGGCGATCCTCACGGCGCAGGGTCAGAAGGAGTCCGCGATCCTCTCGGCCCAGGGTGACCGCGAGTCGCAGATCCTGCGCGCCCAGGCCGACCGCGAGGCCGCGATCCTGCGGGCCCAGGGTGAGGGCCAGGCCATCCAGACGGTCTTCCAGGCCATCCACGACGGTCGCCCCGACCAGTCGCTGCTGGCCTACCAGTACCTCCAGATGATGCCGAAGATCGCCGAGGGCGACGCCAACAAGGTGTGGATCGTCCCGAGCGAGATCGGCAAGGCGCTCGAGGGCCTCGGCTCGACGATGACCAACCTCCAGGGCATCCCCAAGGAGGTCGACGGTCCGGCCAAGCGGATCGACATGGGCGACACCGAGCCGCTGGTGGAGAGCACGACCACCGCCGACACCGAGGTGAGCAAGGCGAACGCCGCGGTCGAGGCCGCCATCGCCGAGGCGGCGTCCGCGGCCAACCCGCGGTCCGCCGCGTCCACCGCACCTGTCGCACCGACGCCGAGCGAGGCGGGCGACCCCGAGCCGCCTGCGGCACCGCCGGTCTCCTGA